The region GGCGAAGAAACGTACCGAGGATCAGGCAAGCTGACGGGCCGGAAAGCGCTCATCACCGGGGGCGATTCGGGAATTGGCCGGGCCGTTGCTATTGCCTTCGCCCGCGAAGGAGCCGACGTATTGATTTCCTATCTTAACGAAGACGAGGACGCCCGCGAAACCGCCCGTTTGGTGGAAGAAGCCGGTCGGAAAGCCGTACTCGTTCCCGGCGACATCAGCGATGAGGGACATTGCAAACAACTCATTCAACAGGCCGTCAGCGAACTGGGCGGACTGGATATTCTGGTGAATAATGCCGCCTTCCAGATGGCGCACGAATCTCTGCAGGACATCAGCAGTGAAGAACTGGACCGCACGTTCCGCACCAACATCTTTGCGATGTTCTACCTCTGCAAAGCAGCCGAAGAACACATGAAACCCGGCAGTACGGTGGTCAACACGACCTCCGTAAACGCGTATAAGCCCAGCCCGCAACTACTGGCTTATGCCGCCACCAAGGCCGCTATTCAGAACTTCACGGCCAATCTGGGTCAGGTATGGGCCGAGAAAGGCATCCGGGTTAACTGTGTAGCACCGGGCCCCATCTGGACCCCGCTCATTCCATCGACCATGCCCCCGGAGAAAGTAAAGACGTTCGGGCAGGATGTACCTCTGAAACGCGCCGGACAACCCGCCGAGCTGGCACCCATTTATGTGTTGCTGGCCTCCGACGATTCCAGCTACATGACGGGCAGCACCGTTCAGGTAACCGGCGGTTCGCCAACAATTTAGTGTCTGTCATCTATAAATCAGGGCACAATGAAAATAGGCGAACGACTGCTCAAACACCTCAACAAAAAGTACGGCCCCTCACAGATGGTCGCTTTTACGTTTGGCCGGTACGACGTTGCCACCAAAACCGATGAAGAGGGCAATCCTGTGCTTCTGTTCATCGGCAAAGCCGACGACCGGGGTATTATCAAAGGAGATCAGTTTACCCGCCGACTGCTGAAAGATGCCAGCGGAGCGGTTATAAAAGATCATTGGGATTATAAAGGGAAGGTATAAACACTGGATTTTAAAGCCGCGCTGACCTGATGAGTCGATGTGGCAAAACAGGATCAATTGTATGAATATAACACTCAAAGTCTGGCGACAGAAGAACACGAGTACCCCGGGCAAATTAGTCGAATACAAACTGGCTAATATCGACCCGGACATGTCGTTTCTGGAAATGTTCGACATTCTGAACGGCGAATTAACCCATAAGGGCGAGCAGATCATTGCCTTTGACCACGATTGTCGGGAAGGTATCTGTGGCTCCTGCGCCATGTACGTGAACGGCCGGGCGCATGGCCCTCAGACCGGTGCTGCCGTTTGTCAGCTTTACATGCGCAGCTTCAACGATGGCGACACCATCATTGTGGAGCCCTGGCGTTCGCGGGGGTTTCCCGTCATCAAAGACCTCTCTACCGACCGCTCGGCCTTCGACCGGATCGTACAGGCGGGGGGTTATATTTCCGTCAACACGGGAGCGGCTCCGGAAGCCAACGAGATTCTGGTGTCGCATGAAATACAGGAAACTACCATGGATGCTGCCGCCTGCATTGCCTGCGGGGCGTGCGTAGCGGCCTGTAAAAACGCATCGGCCATGCTGTTTGTGAGTGCGCAGGTCTCACGCTTTGCGCTGCTGCCCCAGGGACAATCCGAACGCCGTACACGGGCCGAACGCATGGTGGCCCAGATGGATTCGGAAGGGTTTGGAGCATGCTCCTTTACCGGCGCCTGTGCCGTGGAGTGCCCGGCATCCGTATCGCTGGAGAACATAGCCCGCCTGAATCGGGAATACCTCGGCGCCAAAATCCGCTGATCGTGACTGGGGTAACGCAGCGCCTGAACCGGCTGGCCGTTTCCTCACACGCGCTTATTCTTTCGGGTATTTCTCAGCGTCAGGGAGTTAAAATCAACGAGTGCATACATAAACCATAATCAATTCAACGCATGAAAACTTCAGTAATGACAGTCGCCCTGCTGGTAGCAGTGGCCATTGGCGCTCAGGCGCAATCAGGCAGCAATACAGCCAACACCTCGGGTGGCACAACCGGCTCTGGTACTCACAAAACGAGCGGCACCAACTCGGGTCGTGGTACGGCATCGGGCCAAACCGGCACATCGGGCACTAAAGGTCATAGCGCCGGGTCGACCGTTGGTTCCGGCACGAGCGGTTCGGCATCCGGAGCCGGTATTGGCAGCAACAACGGCCAAACGGGCGCGGGTACTTCCGGACAAGGTACGTCCGGACAGGGTTCGATGGGCAGTAAGTCGGGCGGTAAGGGGAAAATGCACCAAAGTAGTGGTAACGGCAACGGCAGCACGTCGAGCGGTTCCGGCTCCGGTACAGGCAGCAACGGCAGTAGCCGCAAAAACAATCAATAACCCCTAAACCGAATCAGCATGTTCTATCACGATAAGAAATTACAATTTAAAGTACGGGTCGATAAACCCAATCCACAATT is a window of Spirosoma linguale DSM 74 DNA encoding:
- a CDS encoding succinate dehydrogenase and fumarate reductase iron-sulfur protein (TIGRFAM: succinate dehydrogenase and fumarate reductase iron-sulfur protein~PFAM: ferredoxin~KEGG: bba:Bd0026 succinate dehydrogenase/fumarate reductase iron-sulfur subunit); translation: MNITLKVWRQKNTSTPGKLVEYKLANIDPDMSFLEMFDILNGELTHKGEQIIAFDHDCREGICGSCAMYVNGRAHGPQTGAAVCQLYMRSFNDGDTIIVEPWRSRGFPVIKDLSTDRSAFDRIVQAGGYISVNTGAAPEANEILVSHEIQETTMDAAACIACGACVAACKNASAMLFVSAQVSRFALLPQGQSERRTRAERMVAQMDSEGFGACSFTGACAVECPASVSLENIARLNREYLGAKIR
- a CDS encoding HYR10; hyphally-regulated cell wall protein (KEGG: HYR10; hyphally-regulated cell wall protein) encodes the protein MTVALLVAVAIGAQAQSGSNTANTSGGTTGSGTHKTSGTNSGRGTASGQTGTSGTKGHSAGSTVGSGTSGSASGAGIGSNNGQTGAGTSGQGTSGQGSMGSKSGGKGKMHQSSGNGNGSTSSGSGSGTGSNGSSRKNNQ
- a CDS encoding short-chain dehydrogenase/reductase SDR (PFAM: short-chain dehydrogenase/reductase SDR; KR domain protein~KEGG: bxe:Bxe_B1317 short-chain dehydrogenase), with the translated sequence MNPAPQNSASTQQDPLTKYPQPPHPDQQQSVPGTEAEMQPKADHGEETYRGSGKLTGRKALITGGDSGIGRAVAIAFAREGADVLISYLNEDEDARETARLVEEAGRKAVLVPGDISDEGHCKQLIQQAVSELGGLDILVNNAAFQMAHESLQDISSEELDRTFRTNIFAMFYLCKAAEEHMKPGSTVVNTTSVNAYKPSPQLLAYAATKAAIQNFTANLGQVWAEKGIRVNCVAPGPIWTPLIPSTMPPEKVKTFGQDVPLKRAGQPAELAPIYVLLASDDSSYMTGSTVQVTGGSPTI